A single region of the Acidobacteriota bacterium genome encodes:
- a CDS encoding NAD(P)-dependent glycerol-3-phosphate dehydrogenase produces the protein MTTTAKASGVAVLGAGAWGTALAVHAARAGSPVLLWARSADFGAVLASDRINERYLPGVELPAEVRVTWDLRQAAACDPVLVVVPSHGFRAVVRSFLSARNDLAGAAPLPERVTFVSGAKGIESDHRGGFRRMSDVCREEALAAGTDVDFATISGPSFAVELAAELPTACVVAAESAAVGERLQAQLSTGSLRLYTSTDVVGVEIAAAAKNVIAIAAGVLDGLGYGSNTRAALITRGLHEMMRLGLACGGRPATFAGLGGLGDLVLTCTGGLSRNRNTGVELARGRTLEEIEADRAGVAEGVRNSDALLELAAEKEIELPITEQMVEILYRGKKPAAAIRDLMRRQPKVESAL, from the coding sequence ATGACGACCACCGCTAAGGCCAGTGGAGTCGCCGTACTTGGCGCCGGCGCCTGGGGTACGGCCCTCGCGGTCCATGCAGCGCGGGCGGGTTCTCCGGTTCTTCTCTGGGCCCGGTCCGCCGACTTCGGCGCCGTTCTGGCGTCGGACCGGATCAACGAGCGATACCTGCCGGGCGTCGAGCTACCGGCAGAGGTGCGGGTCACCTGGGATCTCCGCCAGGCCGCGGCGTGCGACCCGGTGCTGGTCGTCGTGCCGTCCCACGGTTTCCGGGCCGTCGTGCGATCGTTTCTTTCGGCGAGAAACGACCTCGCCGGTGCCGCGCCGCTGCCGGAACGGGTCACCTTCGTTTCCGGCGCCAAGGGCATCGAGTCGGACCACCGGGGTGGTTTCCGGCGCATGAGCGACGTCTGCCGCGAGGAGGCGCTGGCGGCCGGTACCGATGTCGATTTCGCCACGATCAGCGGGCCCTCGTTCGCGGTCGAACTGGCTGCCGAGCTCCCGACCGCCTGCGTCGTCGCGGCGGAGTCGGCGGCGGTCGGGGAGCGGCTGCAGGCGCAGCTTTCGACCGGGTCGCTGCGTCTGTACACGTCGACCGACGTCGTCGGAGTCGAGATCGCCGCCGCGGCGAAGAACGTGATCGCGATCGCGGCCGGCGTCCTGGACGGCCTGGGCTACGGTTCGAACACCCGGGCTGCGCTGATCACGCGCGGTCTTCACGAGATGATGCGACTCGGTCTGGCCTGCGGCGGCCGCCCTGCGACCTTCGCGGGCCTTGGAGGGCTTGGCGACCTCGTGCTGACTTGCACGGGCGGACTGTCGCGCAACCGGAACACCGGCGTCGAACTGGCCCGGGGCCGCACCCTCGAAGAGATCGAAGCCGACCGCGCCGGAGTCGCCGAGGGGGTGCGCAACTCGGACGCGCTGCTGGAGCTCGCGGCGGAGAAGGAGATCGAGTTGCCGATCACGGAGCAGATGGTCGAGATCCTCTATCGGGGCAAGAAGCCGGCTGCCGCGATCCGGGATCTGATGCGGCGGCAACCCAAGGTAGAGTCCGCGCTGTGA
- the plsY gene encoding glycerol-3-phosphate 1-O-acyltransferase PlsY: MTTAGPVTVALSYLLGSLPWSYLIVRLHRGIDVRTIGSRSAGATNVLRASGKSAALLALLLDAAKGAAAVVLARSLEVGSWWLAAAAVAAVAGHVFPVFLGFRGGKGVATAAGVLALLVPGAAVGALAVFIVVVAWRRYVSLGSISAAVALPLLVGVYWWSGAFRGDHGVDSGPALLAGTAAIAVLVILKHHANVRRLLAGTESRLGRKPPVHEAAE; encoded by the coding sequence GTGACGACAGCCGGCCCGGTCACGGTCGCCCTGTCGTATCTGCTGGGGTCCTTGCCCTGGAGCTACCTCATCGTGCGACTCCACCGGGGCATCGACGTCCGCACGATCGGCAGCCGCAGCGCCGGCGCGACGAACGTGCTGCGGGCTTCGGGCAAGTCGGCGGCTCTGCTCGCGCTGCTGCTGGACGCCGCCAAGGGCGCCGCGGCGGTGGTCCTCGCACGTTCCCTGGAAGTCGGCTCCTGGTGGCTGGCGGCGGCCGCGGTCGCGGCGGTCGCCGGGCATGTCTTCCCCGTGTTTCTCGGGTTCCGCGGTGGCAAGGGAGTGGCGACGGCTGCGGGCGTCCTGGCGCTGCTGGTGCCCGGGGCGGCGGTCGGAGCGCTGGCTGTGTTCATCGTCGTGGTGGCGTGGAGGCGCTACGTCTCCCTCGGCTCGATCTCGGCGGCGGTGGCACTGCCACTGCTCGTCGGCGTCTATTGGTGGAGCGGCGCCTTTCGGGGTGACCACGGAGTCGATTCGGGGCCGGCTCTGCTTGCGGGTACGGCGGCGATCGCCGTTCTCGTCATCCTCAAGCACCACGCCAACGTCCGGCGATTGCTGGCCGGCACCGAGTCCCGGCTCGGTCGAAAGCCGCCGGTGCACGAGGCGGCCGAATGA
- a CDS encoding CinA family nicotinamide mononucleotide deamidase-related protein translates to MKASILAVGDELLGTDRLDTNSLALTEVLRRRGVELVSKAVVGDDVVLIAETLDALRERADLLLVTGGLGPTRDDLTREGLARLLGRSVTVDEALWDQIERGFRKLGRRIPRVNRKQAERVDGAEMLPNRAGVAPGQRIEDAAPSPRGTTYFLFPGVPRELHALVEDALDPWLAARSEDGAGFDQVEVRVACLPESVVEERISPVYARFGDGNLSVLARPGEIRLRLRAGGPTEGRPPRLAEMEEAVRDALGDAVFYVGPIEDGVEFEASVGGLLAARGETVAVAESCTGGLLGQRLTATAGSSAWFVGGYLTYSNRLKMRLLGVPRETLVEHGAVSKPTALAMAAGSRERCGSDYGIGITGVAGPGGGSESRPVGTVHIAVAGPANARSHFEARFPGDRARVRQLSTQFALEMLRRMLLSGEGPADTLPWAAPSRMGPP, encoded by the coding sequence GTGAAGGCTTCGATTCTCGCGGTCGGCGATGAGTTGCTTGGAACGGACCGGCTCGACACGAACTCACTGGCGCTGACGGAGGTGCTGCGGCGGCGGGGCGTGGAACTGGTTTCGAAGGCGGTCGTCGGCGACGACGTCGTCCTGATCGCGGAAACCCTCGATGCGCTTCGGGAGCGGGCGGATCTGCTGCTCGTGACCGGCGGTCTGGGCCCGACGCGGGACGACCTGACGCGGGAGGGTCTGGCTCGGCTGCTGGGGCGGTCCGTCACGGTAGACGAAGCGTTGTGGGACCAGATCGAGCGCGGGTTCCGGAAGCTCGGGCGGCGCATTCCGCGGGTCAACCGGAAGCAGGCGGAGCGGGTCGACGGAGCGGAGATGCTGCCGAACCGCGCCGGTGTGGCGCCGGGCCAACGGATCGAGGACGCCGCGCCCTCGCCCCGGGGTACGACCTACTTCCTGTTCCCCGGCGTGCCGCGGGAGCTGCACGCCCTCGTCGAGGACGCACTCGATCCCTGGCTGGCGGCGCGGTCCGAGGACGGTGCGGGGTTCGATCAGGTCGAGGTGCGGGTCGCCTGCCTGCCGGAGTCGGTGGTCGAGGAGAGGATCTCACCGGTCTACGCGCGCTTCGGGGACGGGAACCTGTCGGTCCTGGCACGGCCGGGCGAGATCCGGCTGCGCCTGCGCGCCGGCGGTCCCACGGAGGGCCGGCCACCGCGTCTGGCCGAAATGGAGGAGGCGGTTCGGGACGCCCTGGGTGACGCGGTGTTCTACGTCGGACCGATCGAGGACGGTGTCGAGTTCGAGGCTTCGGTAGGTGGTTTGCTGGCGGCACGCGGCGAGACGGTCGCGGTCGCCGAGTCCTGCACCGGCGGCCTTCTCGGCCAGCGGTTGACGGCCACTGCCGGGAGCAGCGCCTGGTTCGTGGGCGGCTACCTCACCTACTCGAACAGGCTGAAGATGCGGTTGCTCGGCGTGCCCCGGGAGACCCTGGTGGAACACGGCGCGGTGTCGAAACCGACGGCGCTGGCGATGGCCGCGGGATCCCGGGAGCGTTGCGGCAGCGACTACGGCATCGGTATCACGGGCGTCGCGGGCCCGGGCGGCGGCAGCGAGTCGCGGCCGGTGGGCACGGTCCACATTGCCGTGGCCGGACCGGCCAACGCACGCTCGCACTTCGAGGCGCGGTTCCCGGGAGATCGGGCCCGTGTCAGGCAGCTCTCGACGCAGTTCGCGCTCGAGATGTTGCGTCGCATGCTGCTGTCCGGAGAAGGGCCGGCAGACACCCTGCCCTGGGCGGCGCCGTCGCGGATGGGTCCGCCGTGA